The genomic window CGGATATGACCAGCATCAGCCTGGTCATGAAGGTATCGGGCTTGCTTCCGCTGCTGGGCGTGCTGGCCATCTGGCTGCCGAAGGATGAACAGCTGCGGCAAGGGGACGCTGCCGCACAAGCGTGAGGAGCGCCCCCGTCCAGCCGGCTGTAACTGATGGAAATAGCGCGGAGAGCTCGCCGGAGCACACTACTTCCACAGGGTGATGCCAAACAGATGGATGTTCGGCAAATCCGGCAGCCGCAGTCTCACAGGGGTGCGGACGGCAGGGAACGGAATTTTCTTGGCGTACAGATTCGTCTCGGTAGGCAGTTCGCCCGTCCCTCTGCGCCTCGCCTTGGATCGCCAGGCGATGATTTCGCCGTCTACCGGCGTATATGTCCACCAGTCCGAAAAGCCGAACTTCAGATCCAGCGCGGACTGGTCATCGAACTCAACGGTCAGCGCGGATTGGTAGTCGCCGAAGGTGCTGCAGCCAAGAAGCATGATGCCCTTGCATGGACCGGCGGACAACTCGATGACCTGGCCTTCGCAGAGCAGGCTGTCATAAGCATCCAGTTCATGCGCGGGAAAGGCGAAGGACATATCGGCAGCATGAAGAATTCCTTGCGGAACGGGTTCCCGTGAGAAATAATACCCTTCCCCGTCAATATTGGCGGTGTCGGCATGATTCTCAATCGCTCTCGCCGTCAAGTAAGGAATGAGATCAACATGAATCAGCTGCTCGACAGTGAGCGCATTCGCGTCGACCGCTTCGGTGGCCGCTTCCCCTTCGCCGAGCTTGTCCTCTTTTCCCAAAAGTTCATGCAGCGCTTCCAATGCCACATTCTCTGCCTGGCTCGCTGCGATGATCTTCTCTGCCATGTCGCTCGTGATGGCGTCTTGCGCAGCCCCATCCTTCCTCCCCTGTCTGGTCTGGGAATACAGCTTGGTCAGCTGGCCGCGAATGATGGTCCATCTGTTGACCAACTGATCGAAGGCATCCGCCGAACCATGCAGGGAAGGCTTGGCGGCGCGCTCGGCCAGATAGCGCAGCATCAGCGCATAATTGCGGCGTGCCATGATGAGGGCGCCCATCCCTACAAACAGCAGGCAGTGTCCGAAAGTGGCTATCCCTCTGGTCTCTTCTTCGATGTCGACCCCGGGCAAGGCTTCAGCCAACGCCCGCATCCCTGCCGCGGTCATGCCTTGATCCAGTTCCTCCCGAACCAATTCACGCAGCCGGGCCAGAATGGCGGCATTATCCGCCACGCTCGGCTCGACGGGCTGCACCGTAATGCAGCGGTCGAATCCCTGCTCGAACAGGTCGTAGGCAAGCGTGGATTTCTCCCTTTCGAAGAAGGGATCGATGCACAGCAAGCCTTTTGTTGCCGGGTCAATGCCTATCGCAATCATCATGTGCTGGGCATCGTGCCGCAAGCCGTAATTCGGGCTCCAGGGATTGTAATGGTCGTCCTGCGCGAATATGACCGGATGACCGTCCCGCAGTTGTTCCTCCATAAGACGAATCGCTTCCTGCGGGGAAAGCTCGCGATGCAGCTTCATGCGCAAGCCGTGGAAGGTCTCCATTAACGCAAAGGCCCTCTGGAAATCCAACTGCATCCGCGTTCCGAGCGTGGGCTTGCCGGGCGATGCCGGATGAAAGGCAAACTTCAATCCCTCTGCGTGCACCATGCGGAAATCCTTGCCATACCAATGCGTCACGGTATCCAGAACGTCGTCGAAGCAATTCCCTCCGTTTTTTCTAGGTTGAATGTTCAAGTCGATCAAGTTGCAGACGCCTCCTCCAATGATTGTCTAGTAGAATGAACCCAAGGTCTACCTTCCATTGTATAATGAAAGCGCTTTATAGAACACTGCACAAATCAACGGAAAAGAACTTCATTTTCAGGTTGCGCTTGGCCCCTCTTCGCCGCGCTCCCCTCTGCCTGCTATTCCTTTTTTTCTTCAAACTCGCGCACAGGGAACTCGATTCGCACCGTCGTTCCCGCCCCAACCTCGCTCTCGATGCGAACGCCGTAGTCCTTGCCGAAATGCAGCTTGAGCCTCTGGTCTACGTTGCGAATGCCGTAGCCGAGCGGCTCGCCCGTCTTCTTGAAGATCGCCTGAATCGTATCCTCGCGCATGCCGAGTCCATTATCCGCAATTGCCATCACGATCCGCTCCTTCCCCTTGGCTGCCGTCAGTTTTATCGCAATCTCATCATCGTACCAGGCATGCTCCAGCGCGTTTTCCACGAATGGCTGCAGGATGAACTTCACTGTCTCATAGTGAAGAATGTCAGGGTCTATGTCGTACTCGATGCGAATGCGGTCCCCGTACTTGATATTCTGGATTTCAAGATAGGCTTCAATAATTTGAATCTCCTTCTCGATCGGGATGACCATCTCCCCTTTGTTCAAGGAGAGCCGATAAAATTTCGCCATGGATCGGATAATCTCATGCAGCTTCTCGATCTCTCCCAGCTTCGCCATGCGGCTGATCGAGGAGAAGGTATTGTACAGAAAGTGCGGGTTCATCTGTCCATGCAGGACCTGCAGCTCGGTTTCCTTCTTCTCCAGCTTGCTGATATACACCTCGTCAATCAGCTTCTCGATTGTGGACGCCATGTCATTGAACGCATCGCTGATCAGGGCAAATTCGTCATGGCCCCGGTATTGAATCCGCTTGTGCAGCTCCCCCTCCTTGAAGGACTTTAGCGAAGCCATCAGCTTGTGGAAGCGCTTGGAGAAATATCTCGAGATCAGCATGCTGAACAGCAAAAGAACAAGCAAGCTGACCAAGCAGATCAGAATCGTCATATTGCGCACAAGTCTGGAGTTGTCCTTGAAGGACGATACAGGGATCAACGCGACGAGTTTGGCAGGGAAATTGGATATTTCCTCCTCTATGGCCAAGTACTCGCTTGCATCCACCTGCAGGGACCCCGCATACATCATCGCGTTGTGCGAGCTGGCGAAGAGGACCTCCTGCTTCGGATCAACCACGAACAGCTGGGAGCCGGAAGCAAGCGTATTGAATTCGACATCCTCGAAGATATCCTTCAACTTCACGGTTACTTTAATCAGCCCGATGGAATCGAACGTCTCGTAATCGATCAACGGGCGCAGGAATGATATATTGTGGTACTGAAAGTCGTTGCCCACCTGTTTCCACAGGGTGCTGTTGTACGTCAGGTCCAACGCTCGATACCATGGCTCCTGCCTGATTCGGCTCGTGTGGAAAATACCGAACTGGCGGGCGCCGGACCTCAGCGCTTCCTCGGTCTCGTTATAGTAATATTCACTGAAGTTCGCTTCATCCAAATACAAGGCAAGGCGGACATTCTGCGTAGGCAGGTTGGAAGCAAGCTCCACCCGCGGAAGCACATATTGCGTTGTCACGACATAGCGGTCCCAGTCTACGAAATAGCCGGACAGATAGCGGCTCAGCACCTGATCGGCGTAAATCTCATCGGAGCTCCGCATCGCGTCATTCACCCGGAACTCCACATTTCGCTTGATCTGCTTGACGGCTGCGTCCAGGTTCTCCCGCGTATGCTGTTCAATCGATTGCACGGATGTCATGTAGGCGTAGCTGCCGATCACGATTACCGGAACAAGCATGATGAACAGATAGGAGATAAACAGCTTGTAGGAAAACGGGATGAACAGCGGTTTGCGCTTCTTGCTCATACGGGATCATCTCTGCTTTCTATAGTCGCCTGGCGTCAGGCCGACCATCTCACGGAATGTTCTGCTGAAGTAGGTCAGGCTCTTGTAACCGACTTGATCGGCGACCTCGTACACCTTCCAATGATGGTCGCGCAGCAGCTTCTTCGCTCGCTCCATTCTCCGCTTCACCACATATTCATTGAAGCTTTCCCCCTTGTAATCCTTAAAGAGAAAGCCCAAGTGGTTGGGCGAATAGGAGAAATGATTGGCTGCCTCCTTCAGGGTGATCTCGCCGGAAAGGCGTTCCTCCACATACTGCTCGATATCCTCGAACAGCTTGCGGTTCTTGCTTTGCCTCTTCGTGAAAAGCTGCTCGGAAATCTCGAAGGTCGTCCGGCGCATCCATCGCTGCATATCTGCAATCGTTTCGAATTGCTGTACGATCGCAATCGTATCCGTCTCCAATCCCAGCAGACTGCGGAAGGATTCATGGAGCGTATGCAGGTAAGTCTCCAGCTTCGTGACGATATGGATCGCATAATTGTAAACCTTCGAGGGGTGCTCAAAGCCGCTAACCAATCGAAACAATTCCTCAATGCAATCGCAGATTTGAACCAGCCTGTAGTTGGCCATGGCAGAAAAAAGCCGGTCCAGCACTTGGTTCACATCGAACGCATCCTGTTCTTCGGCATGCCGCCAAACAGCATGGGGGGACAGCAGCCTGTTGTTGCCGTGAAACATCTTGTACGCCATGAATGTCTGCGCTTGCTTGAAGGAGCGGTGAATCGCTTCGAGCTGATTCACCTCATGTCCGTAGCTGACCGTAACCGTGAAGGCGCAGGCTTGCCCGATCGCTTCAATTAATGCCGTGAGCGCTTGTTCGATTTCACGGCTGTCCTGCGTGAAGACAAGACCGAGCTGATATGGGGAGAGTTTGCACCAATAGCCCAGCCGATGCCGCTCGACTGCTTGCGCGGTTTGCTGGAGATAGGTCGCCAGCACGGCTTGCTCGGACTCCGGCAGATGCTGCTGCTTCCACGCCGCTCCATCGATCTCAATCAAGGCCGCATGGATCGGTCCTTGCGGGAACGCCACGCGATAGGCTTCCACGAAGGTTCTCAGCTGTTCCGGCTCGATGCTTCCCTCAAGCAAATGCAGGATAAAGTCATGTCGGATAAAGGAAAAGGAGTGAATGGAATTCTCGCCGGTTCGCTCCGCATCCAGCTGCGCCGTCAGCTCCTTCAGGATAGCCACGAATTCATGATCGTCCACAGGCTTGAGCACATACCCCTCCGCCTTCAGGTGCAGCGCCTGCTTCGCATAGTGAAAATCCTGATAGCCGCTGATAAAGACGGTCTTCAGCTGCGGATTGCGTTCAGCCGCCCGCTTGGCAAGCTCCAGGCCAGACAGCACCGGCATCTTGATGTCGGTGACGAGAATATCGATCTCATGGTTCTCAATGAAGCGCAATGCCGCCAGAGGCTTGTTTTCACAGCAAACCACCTCTATGTTCAACTCCTCCCACGGGATCAGCTTCCGCATTCCTTCCAGATCATAGGTCTCATCATCCACTAATACCGCTTTGTACATTGGCTTGCCCCCTTGCCGCACAGATGTTGTCTCGAGCAAGCGCTTTCAGGCTTGCAAATGAAAAAATGGGAGAAGAGGCATACCCGAAGCGTATACCTCAATCTGCCCAAAGACTATATATGGTGAACGAAAGCATTGGCGAGAAGCTGGCAAGCGTGTGAACGGCACAATAACATTTCACACGGCTGCCTCGCCATCCTGTCTATCTTTCAATCTATATTATTACTTTTGGCCCATGAGTTCCAGATTTTGCTGCCACTTGGCCGTTTTCCAATCAAGAATTTCCTGGTACCCCAGACGGTCTGCCTCTCTGGCGGCTTCTTCGATTTGCTGCGCGACCTCCTCATCGCTCTTGGAGAAGATGATTTTCGGAATCGCTTGCTTGTAATGATCTTTCAGGCGCTGCATGATGATCCCTTCGTTCGAGTTGGGAAGCGGGTCCAGATTCGAAAATTCGGTCATGTTCCTGGATGTCTTGAAGGAAACTTCGGATTGGGCAATCGTCGTCCAGTCCTGCGCTTCCTCCGGCAAGTACTCCTCGCGCTTGGCTTTCGTTGTGTCGACATAGCTTGTATGGCCATACCAGTTGAATTCGCCGATCTTCATTTCATCGTAAGCCTTCGGATCACGATTGATGTACGCCTCGTTCGGAACCGGCACGCCGCCTACGACCTCGTCATAGAACAGTCCCGGAGGACCGAAGAAGAAGATGCGCTGTCCTTCCTCGCTGATGGCCCAATTCATGAAGGAGAAGATGGCTTCCGGATCTTCCGCGTTCGTCGTAATGACATTGACATTCCAACCTAGCGTGTTGTACCCGCTCGGGAACACTTGATTCTTGTCTACGCCTTCCTTATGGAACGGCCAGATCACATCATACCCGGCTTCCGGATCTTCCGCCTGCAGCAGATTGTTCGCCTCGCGGCCAATCCCTTCGACGACCGCGTCATAGGCGCCGAATACCGCAACCTTGCCGTTCTTCAGCTTCTCCAAGATTTGATCGCGCGTCTGGGTGAAGACGTCCTGGGATGTCAACCCGCTGCGGAACAGTCTGCTGGCGAAGGTCGCCGCATCCTTGAACGCCGGATCCTTGTAAATGGACGTCAGCTCATTCCCGTTCGGGATGCCGAACACCCCACTGGGCGACAAGAACGCAGGCGTTGCCCCGTTCGCGGCGCCGCTGTAGAGCATGCCCAGCATTTGCAGCTCGGAGCCGTCGCGAATTTCTCCGAAGTCGAGCGGCACAACGTCCGGATGCTCTGCCTTCACCCGCTGCAGATATGCTTCCAGATCGGACCATGTTTCCAGAGTCGGGGAGCCCAGCTCCTTATAAATCTTCTTGTTCACCAGATAAGCCGCATTGCCGTTGCCGTTGTCGCCGCTGATGAACCAGTTCGGGATTTGATACAGCTTGCCATCGGCGCTTCTAAGCATATTCAGCGTCTCCGCGCCAATCGTCTCTACGAACTCCGGATACTTTTCCAAATAAGGATCGAGCGCAACAAGTCGGCCCGCTTCAACCAGACGCTCGACATCCTTGCCGCGATCCAGAACGATTGCGTCGGGAAGCTCGTTCGCCACAATCATGGAATTCAGCTTCTGTGCGGCAGCGCCGTTCGACTGCACTGGCACCACTTCCACGCCCAGATTTTCCGTCATCCATGCCGCATGCGGACGCTCAATCCAGGTCGGAGCGGTGAACCAATCGTAATTCACATATTGCGTGAACGTAACCGGCTTGACGCCTGTGCCCGAATCGACTCGTGCGTCGGCATCGCTTAAGCCGTTGGAATCGGCGGCATTGCTCCCCGCGCCGTCAGCCGCGTTCTCGGCGCCGCCGTTGTTGCTGGTGCAAGCGGACAGAACCATGACAGCGCTCATGATCACGATGAGCAGGGTGAACATAGTTTTTTTCTTCATGTTTGTCTCTTTCCCCTCTTTCCAGTTTGAATATATGTTAGAAGCCGACTTGCTGGCAAGTCTGCTGCATAACCGCTTGCTACTCTTTCAGCGAGCCCACGAGCACGCCCTTCACGAAAAACCGCTGCAGGAACGGATAGATGAACAGGATTGGCAAGGTGGCGACCATCATCGTAGCCATCTGGATCGAGCGAACCGTAACGGAATTCTGCACCATGCTTTGCGCATACGAGTTGAGATTAGCCATGAGCGTCGCCGTCGTGCCCTCGTTGATGATTTGTACCAGCATCGTCTGCAGCGGGATCAAATTCTGGTCATTGATGAACACCGCCGGGAAAAACCAATCGTTCCACAAGAACACGGCCGTGAACAGAGACAGCGTGGCGAAGACCGGACCCGAAATCGGCAGCACAATTCGGAAGAACACCCCGAAATTCGTGCAGCCGTCAATTTTGGCCGACTCCTCCAGCCCATCCGGCAAACCCATGAAGAACGTTCGGAAGATAATCATGTTGTACACACTGATCATGCCGTGCAGGATCAGGAAGGCGAAGGTGTTGTACAGATTCAAATGATAGACGACGATAAAGTACGGAATGAGCCCGCCGTTGAAGAACATCGTAAACACAGCGAAGATCATGTAAAACTTCTTGAACACAATGCCTTTCTTCGACAGAGCGTAAGCGAACAGCGACGTGAAGAACATCGCCATCGCCGTGCCAATCACGGTTCGCAGTATCGTAATGAAATAGGCCTGATAAATCTTCTTTTCCTTGAAGACAATCTGATAGTTTTCCAATGTGAAATCCCTCGGCCAGAAGGTCACCCCCCCGAGGGACGTGTCCGATCCGGTATTGAAGGAAAGCACAAGCGAATTCCAGAACGGATAAAAGGTAATGAAGGCGAGAAACGCAAGAATGATGTATAGGATCACCTGCATGATCTTGTCGCCCATGGTCAGCTTCATCCAGAGCACCTCCCCAAGTTCGTCATCCGGCTACCACAGGCTTGTTCGCCCCAATCTTCTGGCAATGCCGTTAGCGGCAATCAGCAGAATGATGCTCAGCATCGATTTGAACAGCCCTGCCGCAGTCGCATAAGAGAACCGCTGATTGATAATGCCCATTTGGTACACATACGTATCGATCGTCACGGCGACTGACATCAAAATGCCGTTATTCAGGTTTCGGGTCAGGACGAATACGTCCTCGAAGCCAGCATTCAGCAAATTGCCGATATTCAAGATCAGGAAAATAACAATCACCGGCGCAATGCATGGGATCGTAATCTTGAAAATTTGCTGCAGCTTGCTTGCTCCGTCTATGGAAGCTGATTCATAAAGCGAAGGATCGATGCCGACGATGGCCGCCAAGTAGACAATGGACCCGAAGCCAATCTCCTTCCACACATTGACCGTCACCAGGATGCCCCAGAAATATTCGGGAATCGACATCCAATTAATCGGCTGCTCAATCAGATTGAATCGCTGCAGCGTTTCGTTCACAGCGCCGTTGTCCACGGCAAGCATCGAGAACACCAGTCCCGACACGACCACCCAGGAGATGAAATGGGGAATGTACGTAATCGTCTGCACGACCCGCTTGAAGAACAAATGGCCGACTTCGTTCAGCATCAGGGCCAGGAGAATCGGCGCCGGGAAGCCGATCAGCAGCTTCAGGAAGCTGATCGCGAAGGTATTCCGCATAATGTTCCAGAACTCGGGGGAGTCGAAGAACATCCGGAAATGATCGAACCCGACCCACGGGCTTTCCCAGAAGCCCTTGAACAGGTTGTACTCCTGGAAGGACATGAGAATCCCCCACATCGGGGCGTAGTTGAAGATCAGCAGGAACGCGATAGCCGGCAGTATCATCAATTGGAACTCCCACTGCTGCGCGAATCGTTTCCACAGCGACTGCCGGCTCGTCTTGCCGGCGGGTACAGATAGCTCTGCCTCCAGCGCGCCGCTCTTGTTCCTTTCTGTATTGCTTCTCATTTCATCACCACACTTCTGTTTGTATCCCTATGGTAAAACACTGTCGAATCCCAAACCAGAACACCAATTAACGAAACGTGTAAAAAAACAACGGGGCTGCCGTAAACGAAAAAAAAGAGGTTATCCCTCTTTCTTGCCAAGGGATAACCTCTTGTGTAAGTTGGATTGCGCAGCTTGCTGCGGCGGGCAAATGCTAAAGTGCAGCAATGCACACCCCGAATGCGTCTGATCGGAAAATAGTCGCGAAACATGCAGGCTTTCCATGCCTGACTGGCCAGAAGGGCTAGATCGAAAAACGGGCCAGCGACTTCTGCAGCGCTTCGGACAGCTGCTCCAGCTTCTCGGCCAGCCGGACGAGCCCTTCACTGGAATTCAGCTGCTCGCTGGACAGGGAGGCCACCTGCTCGGAGGTGGCGGAAGACTCTTCGGAGACGGCGCTTACGCTGGACATTGCCTCAGACAGCGTCCGCTGCGAGTGCTCCAGTGTCCGCAGGGACGCTGTTACCTGATCCAGCTTCGCTGTGAACGCCTCCATTTCGTTGCGCACCTCATGGAACATGCTGCTCGTCTGATTCACGGAGCTAATCTGCTCCTGGAAGATCGGGTAGGCCTCGGACAATACGGCAACCGTCTCCTCCATTTCCGCCTGAATCGCATTCGTCATCTCTCCAACGGAGTCGATCGATTGCCTGGATTGGTCGGCGAGCTTGCGAATTTCGTCAGCCACTACCATGAACCCCTTGCCCGCCGCGCCTGCTCGGGCCGCTTCAATCGTAGCATTGAGCGACAAGATGTTCGTCTGCTGCGCAATCCCGTTCAGCACATCGAGAATCCGGCGAATCGACGACGTGCTTGCCTTCAGCCTGTCTACCTTCTCTACTAGAGAACGGGTCATCTGCTCGGTTTGCTCGGTCTTCCCGATGAGCGCTCCCATGAGAGAAGTCCCCTGCTCGCTAAGCTCGCGCACGCCGGCGGCAGATTGCCCCATGGCAGCGTTCGCTTTCAGGACATGCTGCATTTGATCGCCCAGTTCAATCGAAATCCCGTTGCCCCGCTCGGCCTCGGTAGCCAGCGTCATGGCGCCTTCCGCAATCTGCTCGGTCGCAAGCGAAATCTCTTTGGAGGAGTGGGAAGTTCTTCTGGACACATCTGTCAATTCGCTGGCCGTGTTCAGCACCTCCTGCGCGGATGAATTCGTCTGCTGGACCAGCTTCTGAATTTGCTCCATCATGCGATTGAAGCTTTCTCCGACCTGGCCGATTTCATCCTTGCTGCGCACTTCCGTGCGAACCGTAAGGTTGCCGCGCTCTCCTTCATTCATCAGGTTGCGAAGGCGAATGAGCGGCCCTCCGATCCAGCGCATCATGCCAATGCCGACAATGACCGAAATCAATACAGCCAGGCCGATCATGGTGAACGTGCCGTTCAGAATTTTATTCGCGCTTTGCGTCAACTCATTCACGGGCACAGCTCCGATTAAATGCCAATCCAGCCCGTCCAGCTTGCTCTGCATATACAGCAAGCCATTCCGCTGATAGGAGCGCAAGCTGTCACCCGCGCTGCTCATCGTTTCCATGTCTGCCTGTGTCACTGCTTCCAGCAGACCCTCATGCTGTTCTGTATGTGCGCCGAACAGAATTTCCCTGCTTTCATTTACGACATGCAGGCTGCCGCTGTCGCCCAGCTTCAGCTTCATCATCTGTTCGGCAAGAACGTTTTTGTTCAGCTGCAAATACAGAACGCCGCTGTTTCGGGAATAGACATCCTTCAGCAGCCTCACCACTCCGAAGGTGGAGCCGCCATTGCGGTCCTGCAGTATGTCGGGATTCATTCCCAGCCAGACTGCAGCGCCGTTGGCTTCCAATGCCTGAACAAACCAAGGCTCCTCCTGAACACTCCCATCGATCGCGAGCGTGCTGTAGCTGGATGCCAGCTCCCCGTTCATGTTGAAATAAAAAATCGCATTAATCGAGCTGTCGGACAATGCGAAGGATGCCAGCTTATTGTCCAAATTGCGCGAAGACTCCAACCGCTCGTAGCTGGATACCGAACTATCGCTCATAACGGTAATGGCATTGCTCACTTCCCTGTCTGTCACCAGCAGCATGGTCAAATCTACATACTGCTTCAATATCAGTTCCAGATTGTCTGTTACTTGCCCCAGCGCCTGTTCCGTATAGACAGTCACTTCCTCGGACAATGTAGACTTCGAGGTGTTGTATGAATAAATGCCTGCGCCAGACACCAACACGACGATAAAGACCATAAATACAGTAAACAGCTTGCCGCCAATCGTACGGAACGGATTGAACCTGGTTTTCATCTCTGAACGGAACGAGTCCGGGCTGGGCGTGGAAGGGTCGTCTGCCGCTGTAATCGCTTTCATATCTTGGCGTATCTGGGCTTGAGCGGACAGTTTCTTCTTTCGGATTGTCATAGGATGATCACCCCTCTAGCAATTTTCGATTCTATGATTGCCTATTCGACAGAGGGGGACATAATCCTTTTGTCCCATTAGGGCGAAGCTTCATCTTCTATGATTTTTAGGGGTTATGCTAAAGTTTTTAGAGTATGCCAAAGCCTAAGCAGATAAAAACGTCGACACCCAAGGAATGCCGACCGTTTCCTGCTAGTGCGGCGTTCTTATCGGCTGTATAGCTCCGGATTCTCATGCTGTACAGCTTTCTTGCGCAGGTGGCACAGCAAGAGCCCTCCGCCCAACTCTTGAGCCTGTTCATACGAAAATCCGGGCAAGGGCGCTGCTGTTTCCCGTATCCATACTACGCGGCGGGCGATACGCCCCGCTTCACTCACGATAAGCCGCAGCAACAACCGGTTGTAGGTGGGAATAATGACAGAGGCTTTCATGCTACACTCACTCCTCCTATTTTATTTTCACTTGCGGAACTACTGAACACTTGATATTTTCCTCCCTTTGCTGATAACCTTTTCACCTTGCATGTGCGGACTTCTTCACCTCCCCCTTGACCATACGGAAGTTCCATTATATTCCTTCCAGATATAAGTTCCACCTGAAATATCCAAACTCCTGCCTCTGTTTCATTTCCGTCCGCCCGTTCTTTGCCAATAAGCGATGGCCAGCTGCGTGCGGTCGCGAAGCTCCAGCTTGTCCAGCACAATCGACAGCATATTGCGCACCGTTCCGTCGCTTAAGAAAAGCTTCTTCCCGATTTCCTTGTTGGACAATCCCTGTGCCACAAGCTCTACGATGTCCAGCTCCCGGTCTGTCAAGCCTTCGAACTGTCCGACTTCGGGCTCCATAATGATCGTCTTCAGCACTTCCGTATCGAGTACGCTGATTCCCGCCGATATCGCCCTGATTTGGTCAGCCATATTGTCCACGTTGGCCGACTTGAGCAGGTAACCCTCGGCACCGGCCTGCAGAGCAAGCCTGATATTCTTCTCATCCCGGAAGGTGGTCAGCATGATAACGTGTATAGACGGATACTTCTCCTTGATGAGCCGGGTGCTTTCTATCCCGTCCATGACCGGCATCTGAATATCCATCAAGATGACGTCAGGCTGCTGCTTGTCAACAAGCGCCACGGCTTCCTCGCCGTTGCCAGCAACTCCCGTCACATCCAAATCCGCTTCCTTGCCAAGCAGCAGCTTCAGGCTCTGGCATACGAGCGGGTCGTCATCGACGATGATCAGCTTCATTGTTCCTTCCCTCCCAGAGGCAGCACACAGACGAGCAGACACCCGCCTTCACGGCTGACCGACAAGCTTCCTCCCAATGAGCGAGCCCGCATCTGCAAGCTTCTCAAGCCGCTGCCAGCCGGGGAATCGTGTGACACACTGCCGTTATCCTGTATAAGCAATCTCGCGATAGATCGCGAAACCTGCATGTCTACCTTCACCTGTGTTGCATTGCTATGTCTGGCCACGTTCGTCAGCGCTTCCTTCAGGCAGGCTTCCAGGAAGGGCCATTGATAAGCCGAAACCAGCAGCATGTCGCCCGATTTCTGAAAGTGAATGTCCGCAAACGGAAATTGATTCACGATGTTTTCCAAGTTTTCAATGCCGATTCGCGATACGGGCGTCATATTATGAACCGTCTCTCTCAGGCTCACCGTACTGCGCTCCAAGCGCTTCTTCACTTCTTCAAGCAGCTTCCGGGCCTCATCGGGATCCTGAACATATTCATAAGCTTGCAGCGCAAGGGACGCGCCTGTCAAATCGTGCCCCAGATGATCGTGAAGCTGCCTTGCAATGCGATACCTTTCCATAAGCTCTGCCTGCTGGGCTGCTGATTCGTTAGCTGCGAGCAAGTCGAGCTTGATGCGTTCCAGCT from Xylanibacillus composti includes these protein-coding regions:
- a CDS encoding extracellular solute-binding protein; this translates as MKKKTMFTLLIVIMSAVMVLSACTSNNGGAENAADGAGSNAADSNGLSDADARVDSGTGVKPVTFTQYVNYDWFTAPTWIERPHAAWMTENLGVEVVPVQSNGAAAQKLNSMIVANELPDAIVLDRGKDVERLVEAGRLVALDPYLEKYPEFVETIGAETLNMLRSADGKLYQIPNWFISGDNGNGNAAYLVNKKIYKELGSPTLETWSDLEAYLQRVKAEHPDVVPLDFGEIRDGSELQMLGMLYSGAANGATPAFLSPSGVFGIPNGNELTSIYKDPAFKDAATFASRLFRSGLTSQDVFTQTRDQILEKLKNGKVAVFGAYDAVVEGIGREANNLLQAEDPEAGYDVIWPFHKEGVDKNQVFPSGYNTLGWNVNVITTNAEDPEAIFSFMNWAISEEGQRIFFFGPPGLFYDEVVGGVPVPNEAYINRDPKAYDEMKIGEFNWYGHTSYVDTTKAKREEYLPEEAQDWTTIAQSEVSFKTSRNMTEFSNLDPLPNSNEGIIMQRLKDHYKQAIPKIIFSKSDEEVAQQIEEAAREADRLGYQEILDWKTAKWQQNLELMGQK
- a CDS encoding helix-turn-helix domain-containing protein codes for the protein MYKAVLVDDETYDLEGMRKLIPWEELNIEVVCCENKPLAALRFIENHEIDILVTDIKMPVLSGLELAKRAAERNPQLKTVFISGYQDFHYAKQALHLKAEGYVLKPVDDHEFVAILKELTAQLDAERTGENSIHSFSFIRHDFILHLLEGSIEPEQLRTFVEAYRVAFPQGPIHAALIEIDGAAWKQQHLPESEQAVLATYLQQTAQAVERHRLGYWCKLSPYQLGLVFTQDSREIEQALTALIEAIGQACAFTVTVSYGHEVNQLEAIHRSFKQAQTFMAYKMFHGNNRLLSPHAVWRHAEEQDAFDVNQVLDRLFSAMANYRLVQICDCIEELFRLVSGFEHPSKVYNYAIHIVTKLETYLHTLHESFRSLLGLETDTIAIVQQFETIADMQRWMRRTTFEISEQLFTKRQSKNRKLFEDIEQYVEERLSGEITLKEAANHFSYSPNHLGFLFKDYKGESFNEYVVKRRMERAKKLLRDHHWKVYEVADQVGYKSLTYFSRTFREMVGLTPGDYRKQR
- a CDS encoding BtrH N-terminal domain-containing protein — encoded protein: MIDLNIQPRKNGGNCFDDVLDTVTHWYGKDFRMVHAEGLKFAFHPASPGKPTLGTRMQLDFQRAFALMETFHGLRMKLHRELSPQEAIRLMEEQLRDGHPVIFAQDDHYNPWSPNYGLRHDAQHMMIAIGIDPATKGLLCIDPFFEREKSTLAYDLFEQGFDRCITVQPVEPSVADNAAILARLRELVREELDQGMTAAGMRALAEALPGVDIEEETRGIATFGHCLLFVGMGALIMARRNYALMLRYLAERAAKPSLHGSADAFDQLVNRWTIIRGQLTKLYSQTRQGRKDGAAQDAITSDMAEKIIAASQAENVALEALHELLGKEDKLGEGEAATEAVDANALTVEQLIHVDLIPYLTARAIENHADTANIDGEGYYFSREPVPQGILHAADMSFAFPAHELDAYDSLLCEGQVIELSAGPCKGIMLLGCSTFGDYQSALTVEFDDQSALDLKFGFSDWWTYTPVDGEIIAWRSKARRRGTGELPTETNLYAKKIPFPAVRTPVRLRLPDLPNIHLFGITLWK
- a CDS encoding sensor histidine kinase: MSKKRKPLFIPFSYKLFISYLFIMLVPVIVIGSYAYMTSVQSIEQHTRENLDAAVKQIKRNVEFRVNDAMRSSDEIYADQVLSRYLSGYFVDWDRYVVTTQYVLPRVELASNLPTQNVRLALYLDEANFSEYYYNETEEALRSGARQFGIFHTSRIRQEPWYRALDLTYNSTLWKQVGNDFQYHNISFLRPLIDYETFDSIGLIKVTVKLKDIFEDVEFNTLASGSQLFVVDPKQEVLFASSHNAMMYAGSLQVDASEYLAIEEEISNFPAKLVALIPVSSFKDNSRLVRNMTILICLVSLLVLLLFSMLISRYFSKRFHKLMASLKSFKEGELHKRIQYRGHDEFALISDAFNDMASTIEKLIDEVYISKLEKKETELQVLHGQMNPHFLYNTFSSISRMAKLGEIEKLHEIIRSMAKFYRLSLNKGEMVIPIEKEIQIIEAYLEIQNIKYGDRIRIEYDIDPDILHYETVKFILQPFVENALEHAWYDDEIAIKLTAAKGKERIVMAIADNGLGMREDTIQAIFKKTGEPLGYGIRNVDQRLKLHFGKDYGVRIESEVGAGTTVRIEFPVREFEEKKE